One Lachnospiraceae bacterium C1.1 genomic region harbors:
- a CDS encoding ATP-dependent RecD-like DNA helicase, protein MTIEGFVEHIIYRNAENAYTVMELNTGDGNELTLVGIFSVIDEGDYLEAEGEMVQHPSYGLQLKVSSYSMKMPEDSDSMLIYLASGAISGIREALAKRIVKKFGDDTFRIMSEEPERLAEIKGISINKAQQISASFAEKAGMRQAMMFLQKYGISNIMAVRVYEKYHDKMYGIIEENPYRMCEDIPGIGFKKADEIAERAGIERHSPFRVRAGILFVLKNASNEGNVYILEEELLEKTASILTVERDEVDASLSQLAIEREVICRKNDEGTAVYLASYYNMEIECAKLLNDLDLRIELPEDEISSAIKVIEKKTSLTLEDNQKSAVIKAIGNGVFIMTGGPGTGKTTTLKVLLNFYTTAGMSVMLAAPTGRAARRMSEATGMSARTIHRMLEVTGGAGDGESARIFQRNSENPLETDVVVIDEMSMVDLPLFRSLLRAIAPGTRLIMVGDEHQLPSVGPGSVLKDLIASGQFEMVTLKKIFRQAGESDIVMNAHAILDGKIPEMDNKSRDFYFLSRTDAEEIIQGVIYLVSKKLPPYVKSNPMEIQVMTPMKKGLLGVEAMNRRLQEALNPPHRGKIEKNLGNWVIREGDKVMQTRNNYQLEWEMEKEDSPLQESGSGVFNGDMGIVTSIDPSFGDINVLFDDGRKVKYPSASAGELELAYAITIHKSQGSEYPAVVLPLLSGPEILMTRNLIYTAITRAKSCVVIIGRKRTVEDMIMNTNEQKRYTSLAERIKEIFEKMRS, encoded by the coding sequence GTGACGATAGAAGGATTTGTTGAACATATAATATACAGAAACGCTGAAAATGCCTATACAGTGATGGAACTTAATACCGGAGATGGTAACGAGTTAACACTAGTAGGCATTTTTTCTGTAATAGATGAAGGAGATTATCTGGAAGCTGAGGGGGAAATGGTACAGCACCCATCTTACGGACTCCAGCTCAAGGTGAGCTCCTATAGTATGAAAATGCCTGAAGACAGTGATTCCATGCTGATATACCTGGCTTCGGGAGCTATAAGCGGCATAAGAGAGGCTCTGGCAAAAAGAATTGTCAAGAAATTCGGAGATGATACATTCAGGATCATGTCAGAGGAGCCGGAAAGACTTGCTGAGATCAAGGGAATAAGTATAAACAAGGCTCAGCAGATTTCGGCATCTTTTGCTGAGAAAGCCGGGATGAGACAGGCGATGATGTTTCTGCAGAAATATGGCATATCGAACATCATGGCTGTCAGGGTATATGAGAAATATCATGACAAAATGTATGGGATTATCGAGGAAAATCCTTACAGAATGTGTGAGGATATTCCGGGAATAGGTTTCAAGAAAGCAGACGAAATTGCTGAAAGAGCAGGGATTGAGAGACATTCACCCTTCAGGGTCAGGGCAGGAATACTATTTGTATTGAAAAATGCTTCGAATGAAGGAAATGTTTATATATTGGAGGAAGAGCTGTTAGAAAAGACCGCATCTATTCTTACAGTTGAGAGAGATGAAGTGGATGCTTCCTTAAGTCAGCTTGCTATAGAACGCGAGGTGATCTGCAGGAAAAATGATGAAGGAACAGCGGTTTATCTGGCTTCCTACTACAATATGGAGATAGAGTGTGCAAAGCTCTTAAATGATCTGGATCTTCGCATAGAATTACCTGAAGATGAGATAAGCTCCGCAATAAAAGTGATCGAGAAAAAGACATCACTTACACTTGAAGATAATCAGAAGAGTGCGGTCATAAAGGCAATCGGCAACGGAGTTTTCATAATGACCGGAGGCCCGGGAACAGGAAAAACGACCACACTTAAAGTACTTTTGAATTTTTATACGACAGCAGGAATGAGTGTAATGCTCGCAGCACCGACAGGAAGGGCAGCCAGACGAATGAGCGAAGCTACCGGAATGTCGGCAAGAACTATACACCGTATGCTCGAGGTCACCGGAGGCGCCGGCGATGGTGAGAGTGCAAGGATATTCCAGAGAAATTCTGAAAATCCGCTGGAAACGGATGTAGTGGTGATAGATGAGATGTCAATGGTGGATCTGCCGCTATTCAGATCACTGCTGAGGGCGATAGCCCCCGGAACAAGGCTTATAATGGTCGGTGACGAACATCAGCTTCCGAGCGTGGGACCGGGGTCGGTCTTAAAAGATCTGATCGCATCGGGACAGTTTGAAATGGTTACTCTTAAGAAAATCTTCAGACAGGCCGGAGAAAGCGATATCGTTATGAACGCCCATGCGATACTCGATGGAAAGATACCTGAGATGGATAACAAAAGCCGGGATTTTTATTTTCTTTCAAGGACAGATGCAGAAGAGATCATACAGGGAGTTATTTACCTGGTATCTAAAAAACTTCCGCCCTATGTAAAGTCAAATCCCATGGAGATCCAGGTAATGACACCGATGAAAAAGGGACTTCTCGGGGTTGAGGCTATGAACAGGAGACTTCAGGAGGCGCTTAATCCGCCTCATAGGGGCAAGATCGAGAAAAACTTAGGGAACTGGGTCATCCGTGAGGGTGATAAGGTCATGCAGACCAGAAATAATTATCAGCTTGAATGGGAAATGGAAAAAGAGGATTCACCGCTTCAGGAAAGCGGAAGCGGAGTTTTCAACGGAGATATGGGGATAGTAACATCCATAGATCCTTCCTTTGGAGATATAAATGTTCTTTTTGATGACGGACGTAAGGTTAAATATCCTTCAGCCTCCGCAGGAGAGCTTGAACTTGCGTATGCAATAACCATACACAAGTCGCAGGGATCGGAGTATCCGGCAGTGGTCCTGCCGCTTTTATCGGGACCGGAGATACTCATGACCAGAAATCTGATCTATACAGCAATAACGAGGGCTAAGAGCTGCGTTGTGATAATCGGCAGAAAAAGGACTGTAGAAGATATGATCATGAATACAAATGAACAGAAAAGATATACATCCCTTGCCGAAAGAATAAAAGAAATATTTGAGAAAATGCGCAGCTAA
- a CDS encoding ComF family protein, with protein MIDILFPRRCPVCDEVLKFGAGLICPDCRKKVLRVGSVSCRKCGKRLYDESLEYCEDCKREKHYFTKARSVFVYNDAMRNSVLRYKNHGRREYADFYAEMMEKYLGKEIKAFRADGMIAVPLTKKKLEKRGFDQAEFLAEKVSGRLGISLYKGFLKRLKDTDEQKSLSGAERRKNLKKAFIMSRNDVKLNRVILLDDVYTTGSTADEISVELLNAGIKSVMVVSLCSGTPI; from the coding sequence TTGATCGACATACTTTTTCCAAGGAGGTGTCCGGTATGTGATGAAGTTCTGAAATTCGGCGCTGGACTTATTTGTCCTGATTGCAGAAAGAAAGTTCTCAGAGTGGGCAGTGTCAGCTGCAGAAAATGCGGCAAGCGTCTTTATGATGAAAGCCTGGAATATTGCGAAGACTGTAAAAGGGAAAAACATTATTTTACAAAGGCCAGATCGGTTTTTGTTTATAATGATGCTATGAGAAATTCGGTTCTGCGCTACAAGAATCACGGCAGACGTGAGTACGCGGATTTTTACGCAGAGATGATGGAAAAATATCTCGGAAAAGAAATTAAAGCGTTCAGAGCGGATGGAATGATAGCAGTGCCGCTGACTAAGAAAAAACTTGAAAAGAGAGGTTTTGATCAGGCAGAATTTCTGGCTGAGAAAGTTAGCGGAAGACTTGGAATCAGTTTATATAAAGGCTTTCTGAAGAGACTTAAGGACACAGACGAACAAAAATCACTCAGCGGCGCCGAAAGACGCAAAAATTTGAAAAAAGCTTTTATAATGAGTCGAAATGATGTAAAATTAAATAGGGTGATTCTTCTTGATGATGTGTATACAACAGGAAGTACTGCAGACGAGATTTCTGTGGAACTGTTAAATGCAGGGATTAAATCTGTTATGGTGGTAAGCTTATGCAGCGGAACACCGATATAG
- a CDS encoding flagellar protein, whose product MNVKNCRKCGRIFNYLSGPPICDNCKRKMEEQFQVVKAYIRSHPGTNIKETSEECEVESSLIKQWIREERLELEGSSGEIVCENCGKAISTGRLCDECKRAMANGLSNSIKKPEMPKPEPKKPESSGNKMRFLGH is encoded by the coding sequence ATGAATGTAAAGAATTGCAGAAAATGCGGACGAATTTTTAATTATCTTTCAGGACCGCCTATTTGTGACAATTGTAAAAGAAAAATGGAGGAGCAGTTCCAGGTAGTTAAAGCATATATTCGCAGCCATCCGGGCACGAACATTAAAGAAACTTCAGAAGAATGTGAAGTTGAGTCGTCACTCATAAAGCAGTGGATCAGAGAAGAAAGACTTGAACTCGAGGGCAGCAGCGGAGAGATCGTATGTGAGAATTGCGGTAAGGCAATTTCAACAGGACGACTTTGTGATGAATGTAAACGCGCTATGGCAAACGGATTATCGAATTCTATCAAGAAACCTGAGATGCCGAAACCTGAGCCTAAGAAGCCTGAATCTTCAGGCAATAAGATGCGTTTCCTTGGACACTGA
- the cdaA gene encoding diadenylate cyclase CdaA, with translation MATGVDAFTNFLERYISFDSIPRMVITDYVEILIISLLIYELMVWIKNTKAWSLLRGIIVIVVFIFIAYIFQMNTIIWIVRNALNVAIMALVVIFQPELRKALDVLGRKNIFSSFVQFNAPDRPDGRFSDKTISELIKACYEMGRAKTGALIVIAKNDSLTEFERTGIDVDAILTSQLLINIFEHNTPLHDGAVVVRGNRITSATCYLPLSDNMALSKELGTRHRAGVGISEVTDSLTIIVSEETGHVSIAYEGNLYRNVDAEFLKEKMEMLQDKPTEDHRFHFWHQKGRSGHE, from the coding sequence ATGGCTACTGGCGTAGATGCTTTTACAAATTTTCTTGAAAGATATATATCGTTTGACTCTATACCGAGAATGGTGATTACTGACTATGTTGAGATCCTGATCATTAGCCTCCTTATCTACGAGTTAATGGTTTGGATAAAAAATACTAAGGCGTGGTCACTGCTTCGCGGTATTATTGTTATTGTCGTTTTTATTTTTATTGCCTATATCTTCCAGATGAATACGATCATCTGGATAGTCAGAAATGCCCTGAATGTGGCAATTATGGCTCTTGTTGTTATATTTCAGCCGGAGCTAAGAAAAGCTCTTGATGTTTTGGGAAGAAAAAATATTTTTTCTTCCTTTGTTCAGTTTAATGCACCGGACAGACCGGATGGAAGATTTTCAGACAAGACCATATCAGAACTTATCAAGGCCTGTTATGAAATGGGAAGGGCAAAAACAGGAGCCCTTATAGTAATAGCAAAAAATGATTCCCTGACTGAATTTGAGAGGACAGGAATAGATGTAGACGCTATTTTAACGAGTCAGCTTCTTATAAATATTTTTGAACATAATACGCCTCTTCATGACGGTGCAGTAGTGGTAAGGGGAAACCGGATCACTTCTGCTACCTGCTATCTGCCGCTTTCTGACAATATGGCACTTTCAAAAGAGCTCGGAACCAGACATCGTGCGGGAGTGGGAATTTCGGAAGTTACGGATTCGCTTACGATCATTGTTTCTGAAGAGACCGGACATGTTTCTATAGCATATGAGGGAAATCTTTACCGAAATGTAGATGCTGAATTCTTAAAAGAAAAGATGGAGATGCTTCAGGATAAACCGACAGAAGATCACAGATTCCATTTCTGGCATCAGAAAGGAAGGTCCGGTCATGAATAA
- a CDS encoding CdaR family protein, translating into MNNFKKFLKKLTENASIKLLSVICAILLWMVVVSIDNPLMSLPFSPIPVTVVNADVLEDSGKAFELSDSSRSVTVTVRAERSILSELSRDDFVATVDMSELEGNRVPIEVKATKYSDKIESITSKTEYATVYTENLESSQFRLQAVTTGEPADGYAVGSTSLATNVVRVKGPESVVSTIDKAEVKINVSNMNSEIHSTEKIILYDKYGNAVNAAPLKMSIEETGVTVLIYKTKDISVKAGYSGAPAEGYVVSGYATPSKSTITVMGTKSALAEISSVTIPSDAVNVDGATSKVSKTVDISDYLPSGVFVVDSEENAEVTVSVNVEALQSSIVEIPNSNITITNLPNGMSAALAEPHGTCAVTLSGLSDALAAVTPATITGAADLALYKQSKGIDSLSSGVYDVNVAFILPSGVTMNGTATVSVVITGMESGSDNGVETAPANDESDNTETDTDGEENNDDNDDESQTDDDSQNDDN; encoded by the coding sequence ATGAATAATTTTAAGAAATTTCTTAAAAAACTGACTGAGAATGCTTCTATAAAACTTCTGTCAGTTATATGCGCAATACTTCTCTGGATGGTAGTGGTAAGTATTGATAATCCGCTTATGTCGCTGCCTTTTTCACCTATTCCGGTAACGGTGGTGAATGCCGATGTACTCGAAGACAGCGGAAAGGCTTTTGAATTATCGGATTCCAGCCGTTCTGTTACGGTTACTGTCAGGGCTGAGAGGTCTATCCTTTCAGAACTTTCAAGGGACGATTTTGTTGCAACAGTCGATATGAGTGAGCTCGAGGGCAACAGAGTTCCAATAGAGGTCAAGGCAACAAAGTATTCAGACAAGATAGAAAGTATCACATCCAAGACTGAATATGCTACAGTTTATACGGAAAATCTGGAATCTTCACAATTCAGGCTTCAGGCAGTAACAACCGGAGAGCCGGCTGATGGATATGCAGTGGGATCGACTTCGCTTGCAACCAACGTAGTAAGGGTAAAGGGTCCTGAATCAGTGGTGTCAACAATTGACAAGGCTGAGGTAAAGATAAATGTATCTAATATGAACAGCGAGATACATTCGACCGAAAAGATCATTCTTTATGATAAATACGGAAACGCTGTAAATGCAGCACCGTTAAAGATGTCTATAGAAGAGACCGGTGTGACAGTCCTTATATATAAGACAAAGGACATAAGCGTTAAGGCCGGTTACAGCGGTGCACCTGCAGAAGGCTATGTGGTGTCCGGTTATGCAACGCCGTCTAAATCAACAATCACCGTAATGGGTACAAAATCAGCCCTTGCGGAGATAAGCTCTGTAACGATACCATCAGATGCTGTAAACGTGGATGGGGCTACATCAAAGGTATCTAAAACAGTAGATATTTCGGACTATCTGCCATCAGGAGTGTTTGTAGTTGATTCAGAAGAAAATGCAGAAGTCACTGTTTCGGTTAATGTTGAGGCATTGCAGTCTTCTATAGTTGAAATACCGAATTCAAATATTACTATCACTAATCTGCCAAATGGAATGAGTGCGGCTCTGGCAGAACCGCATGGAACATGTGCGGTAACGCTTAGCGGATTGAGTGATGCTCTTGCTGCGGTTACGCCTGCAACTATCACGGGTGCTGCAGATCTTGCCCTTTATAAGCAGAGCAAGGGTATTGACAGTCTAAGCTCAGGTGTATATGATGTGAACGTTGCATTTATTCTTCCGTCAGGAGTCACCATGAACGGAACGGCAACAGTCTCAGTTGTTATCACAGGTATGGAATCAGGTTCTGATAATGGAGTTGAAACAGCTCCGGCGAATGATGAAAGCGATAATACTGAGACGGATACTGATGGAGAAGAAAACAACGACGACAATGATGATGAGTCGCAGACAGATGACGATTCTCAAAATGATGATAATTAA
- the glmM gene encoding phosphoglucosamine mutase — MSRLFGTDGVRGVANSELTPLLAMQLGAAGAYVLTEQNSYRPTIMVGCDTRISGDMLANALMAGICSVGANAVYVGVLPTPAIAYLTKKYKVDAGVVISASHNPVEFNGIKFFNSEGYKLSDELEDRIEAHIRNDNKDIPKPTGSEVGKIKYRRDAREEYINQSMSQIKTDLRGLKIVVDCAEGASYYTSVETLKELGAEVVAIHNNPDGTNINANCGSTHMEELCARVVMEHADVGLAFDGDADRLLAADENGKPVNGDEIMAVIGTDMKKRGELTGNSIVVTVMTNLGFILMCKREGIEVHQTKVGDRYVLEHMREINSSLGGEQSGHIIFLKENTTGDGLLSALHLLEVMKTSGKKLSELTKVMEVLPQALYNATVPNHKKEKYMEYPEIKAAIENLERKYAGEGRVLIRPSGTEPLVRVMIEGKDQAVIDNDAKDLANLITKTVI; from the coding sequence ATGTCCAGACTTTTTGGAACAGATGGTGTAAGGGGAGTAGCAAATTCAGAACTGACTCCGCTTTTGGCAATGCAGCTTGGGGCTGCCGGTGCTTATGTTTTAACGGAGCAGAATTCATACAGACCTACTATAATGGTTGGCTGTGATACGAGAATTTCAGGAGACATGCTTGCAAATGCCCTGATGGCAGGAATTTGTTCGGTAGGTGCAAATGCGGTTTATGTTGGCGTTTTACCGACTCCGGCAATTGCTTATTTAACCAAGAAATATAAAGTTGATGCAGGCGTTGTCATATCTGCATCTCATAATCCTGTTGAATTTAACGGAATAAAATTCTTTAACAGTGAGGGATATAAGCTTTCAGATGAGCTTGAGGACAGGATAGAGGCTCATATCAGAAATGATAATAAGGATATCCCGAAGCCGACCGGCTCAGAAGTTGGAAAGATCAAATACAGAAGAGATGCAAGAGAAGAGTACATAAATCAGTCAATGAGCCAGATAAAGACTGATCTTCGCGGTCTTAAGATAGTTGTAGACTGTGCAGAGGGTGCTTCTTACTATACTTCTGTAGAGACATTAAAGGAACTTGGCGCTGAAGTAGTTGCCATTCATAATAATCCGGACGGAACAAACATTAATGCAAACTGCGGTTCAACCCATATGGAAGAACTTTGTGCAAGGGTTGTTATGGAGCATGCTGATGTAGGTCTTGCCTTTGACGGAGATGCAGACAGACTCCTTGCAGCAGATGAGAACGGTAAGCCGGTAAACGGTGATGAGATCATGGCTGTTATCGGAACTGATATGAAGAAAAGAGGCGAACTTACAGGAAACAGCATAGTTGTTACTGTAATGACCAACTTAGGATTTATTCTCATGTGTAAGAGAGAGGGCATAGAAGTACATCAGACAAAGGTAGGAGACCGTTATGTTCTTGAACATATGAGAGAGATAAACAGCAGTCTCGGCGGAGAACAGTCGGGACATATCATTTTCCTCAAGGAAAACACAACGGGAGACGGACTGCTTTCGGCACTTCATCTTCTCGAGGTAATGAAGACATCAGGAAAGAAGCTTTCGGAGCTTACAAAAGTTATGGAAGTCCTGCCGCAGGCACTTTACAATGCGACAGTACCGAATCATAAAAAAGAAAAATATATGGAGTATCCGGAAATTAAGGCAGCAATTGAAAATCTCGAGAGAAAGTATGCAGGAGAGGGAAGAGTTCTTATCCGTCCTTCAGGAACCGAGCCGCTGGTCAGAGTAATGATCGAGGGCAAGGATCAGGCAGTTATCGATAATGATGCAAAAGACCTTGCAAACCTTATTACAAAGACAGTAATCTAA
- a CDS encoding HPr family phosphocarrier protein, whose product MVSQRVTVKNPTGLHLRPAGIFCKEAMRFKSLVTFRFKENTANAKSVLSVLGACVKCGDEIELMCEGEDEGEALNTLVKIIESGLGE is encoded by the coding sequence ATGGTAAGTCAGAGAGTTACGGTCAAGAACCCGACAGGGTTACATTTAAGACCGGCAGGAATATTCTGCAAAGAGGCAATGCGCTTCAAATCTTTAGTAACATTTCGTTTTAAGGAAAATACAGCTAACGCCAAGAGCGTGCTTAGTGTACTCGGTGCCTGTGTGAAATGCGGGGATGAGATCGAGCTTATGTGTGAAGGTGAAGATGAGGGCGAAGCTCTCAATACATTAGTAAAAATTATAGAAAGCGGTTTAGGAGAGTAA
- the rfbD gene encoding dTDP-4-dehydrorhamnose reductase produces the protein MKKLLVTGSNGQLGRAVNIEFAADNEFEIYNTDVAEGEGIHALDITDIEAVQECVREVKPYAIINCAAYTAVDAQEKDWDLSYKINAIGPRNLSIAATDNKAKMVHISTDYVFAGNASKPYTEFDPTGPVSAYGTTKLAGENFVKQFAEHFYMIRTAWLYGDGKNFVKTMLRLSENHDEVSVVKDQLGTPTSTKELARAIHTLIPTDNYGLFHGTCEGSTNWAEFTDEIYRLAGVKTKVNHVTTEEYKAMNPASAPRPAYSILDNYMLRLTNSYTFADWHDAIRDYVEGLN, from the coding sequence ATGAAGAAGCTTTTGGTTACAGGAAGTAACGGTCAGCTTGGTCGTGCAGTTAATATTGAATTTGCTGCAGACAATGAATTCGAAATTTACAATACCGATGTTGCAGAGGGCGAAGGAATTCATGCCCTTGACATAACCGATATTGAGGCTGTTCAGGAATGTGTAAGGGAAGTTAAGCCCTATGCCATAATAAACTGTGCAGCATATACAGCAGTTGATGCCCAGGAAAAAGACTGGGATCTTTCTTATAAGATCAATGCTATCGGACCCAGGAATCTGTCCATAGCAGCAACTGATAATAAGGCAAAGATGGTTCATATTTCAACAGATTATGTTTTTGCCGGAAATGCATCAAAGCCCTATACGGAATTTGACCCTACTGGTCCTGTAAGTGCTTATGGAACAACAAAGCTTGCAGGTGAGAATTTTGTAAAACAGTTTGCAGAACATTTTTACATGATCCGTACAGCATGGCTTTATGGTGATGGAAAGAATTTTGTAAAGACAATGCTCCGACTTTCAGAGAACCATGATGAAGTAAGTGTTGTAAAGGATCAGCTCGGAACTCCAACAAGTACAAAAGAGCTTGCAAGAGCAATCCATACTCTTATACCTACTGATAATTACGGCCTTTTCCATGGTACCTGTGAAGGTTCGACAAACTGGGCAGAATTTACCGACGAGATATATCGTCTTGCCGGGGTTAAGACAAAGGTAAACCATGTAACGACAGAAGAGTACAAGGCTATGAATCCGGCCAGTGCTCCCCGTCCTGCGTATTCTATTCTTGATAATTACATGCTCAGACTGACAAACAGCTATACTTTTGCTGATTGGCATGATGCTATCAGAGATTACGTAGAAGGGTTAAACTAA
- a CDS encoding DUF6077 domain-containing protein has translation MIVFFEAVLMICMNFIIYFAFGSLISSRFKKTRLSATISVLLGFFLYYCVFDIPCLIIMLHWRPLSWLALCWGIMMPLIVLISAIINRKKWLICFKEAIAYIKAKPLLTIAAVIIVLAETAIILHAYEFTLDAAYYVANVTTSLETNTMNIYNPYTGDWQNHFEMRYLFATYPMEEAVMCYITGIHPLIWTKTIMAATSLILSNIIYYRIGRELFKGEKNEDLKTVLMIFFAGIVNFFYISTFTSSEFLLTRSYEGKTLVANIVLPMIIYLFLKIREDFKAKRYWWIMALVCLSSTILSNSSDMLVPAALGILSIPYAMRKKNAGIFLKYLLCVSPCLFMLLAYVLYVKGVFVFYTYPPLFGKH, from the coding sequence ATGATAGTTTTTTTTGAAGCAGTCTTAATGATCTGCATGAATTTCATAATATATTTTGCATTCGGATCGCTGATAAGCTCCCGTTTTAAGAAAACGAGACTGTCAGCGACAATTTCGGTTTTATTGGGATTTTTTCTTTACTATTGTGTTTTTGATATTCCCTGCCTGATAATAATGCTGCACTGGAGGCCGCTTTCATGGCTGGCTCTTTGCTGGGGAATAATGATGCCGCTTATAGTTCTGATATCGGCAATAATAAACAGAAAAAAATGGCTTATCTGCTTTAAAGAGGCTATAGCTTATATTAAGGCAAAACCCCTGCTGACGATCGCAGCAGTGATCATAGTGCTGGCAGAGACCGCTATAATCCTTCATGCTTATGAATTTACACTGGATGCAGCCTATTACGTTGCGAATGTAACAACATCGCTCGAGACGAACACAATGAATATCTACAATCCCTATACAGGTGACTGGCAGAATCATTTTGAAATGCGATATCTTTTTGCAACATATCCGATGGAAGAGGCTGTAATGTGCTATATCACAGGGATTCATCCGCTGATATGGACAAAGACGATCATGGCGGCAACTTCACTTATTTTATCGAATATAATATATTACAGGATCGGAAGAGAGCTTTTTAAGGGCGAAAAAAATGAGGATCTGAAGACTGTCCTTATGATATTTTTTGCAGGAATAGTAAATTTCTTTTATATATCGACATTTACAAGTTCGGAATTTCTGCTCACGAGAAGCTATGAGGGCAAGACGCTGGTTGCAAATATTGTCCTTCCGATGATCATATATCTTTTCTTAAAGATAAGAGAAGATTTTAAGGCGAAGAGATATTGGTGGATAATGGCGCTTGTCTGCCTGTCATCTACAATACTTTCGAATTCGTCTGATATGCTTGTACCTGCAGCTCTGGGAATTCTTAGTATTCCTTATGCTATGAGGAAAAAGAATGCAGGAATTTTTCTGAAATATCTGCTCTGTGTGAGTCCATGTCTTTTCATGCTGCTGGCTTATGTGCTCTATGTAAAGGGAGTATTTGTCTTCTATACTTATCCTCCGCTTTTTGGTAAGCATTAA